The Thiorhodovibrio litoralis genome includes a window with the following:
- a CDS encoding DUF4214 domain-containing protein encodes MAASDYLVQVDTMFIAYMGRPASPSGLEYYAQKLDESGGNYLILVDDFYKSDEGKAYYDGLSPEDQVDQVFQNVFGREAPPDGEAYWADLVSNNVISVAEMAYTIAYNASAADTAALDAKREASTIFNDAMAEDGLSFDTPESKEAARFFLASITAIDTAEAVLSAQMASQFNAADIQGLLDSCIRLVEIGNTNPTAIQAMLADGGAGFAGALANANLSAEQVGELLVAMAEAEVATPGSFKAALADFDDDLGAFFDAIDSDTEITELVTVFNDAADTGSTAGLGRDIDEILNPTTDTGTTGGGDTTTFTVTESDGVISFNNPGAAVTATLGDGVITFTSGSDTDEASSANTNHEIQVPSGTTLTAPATVADGRDITGAGNTIITGSDGSQDVVVQTTGTNSIAGGKGQDSVMVGDGTDTIVVAAGSAAVAEVDTYTLGGTIEIGDTYTLTVGGDTFTYTVPDPAPGDASALATAIVAALDAAADDGTDPQNAEAVAVKAAATVAANSTDPGTVVLTGAADGTPLEVTVSAANLVLGTDDQTATKADTQAGQTEVTEGADDQTAVKADTTAPVTAGTDDQSATKADTQAGQTEVTVGTDDQAAVKVDTTAPVTAGTDDQEANKADTQAGQTEVTVGIDDQAAVKVDTTAPVTAGTDDQAATKADTQDPDPVWNEIDTYTLGGTIEAGDTYTLTVGGETFTYTVPDPVPANATDLATAIVNELNAAAVDGTDPQNAAAAAVKAAATVAAGPGTLVLAGAYADTPLAVTMDAGNKAAQAEVDTYTLGGTIEAGDTYTLTVGGNTFTYTVPEPVPGDASALATVSVITIIAGPISKPFEGHGMRVGSRGPLLADSGKPES; translated from the coding sequence ATGGCCGCTTCTGATTATCTTGTCCAGGTTGACACAATGTTTATTGCGTATATGGGCCGTCCAGCTTCACCAAGCGGGCTCGAATACTACGCACAGAAGCTCGATGAATCAGGCGGTAACTACTTGATCCTTGTTGACGATTTCTACAAATCCGACGAGGGCAAGGCCTACTACGACGGCCTCAGTCCAGAGGATCAAGTCGACCAGGTGTTTCAAAACGTTTTTGGCCGCGAGGCCCCACCCGACGGGGAAGCCTACTGGGCTGACTTGGTCAGCAATAACGTAATCTCCGTCGCCGAGATGGCCTACACCATCGCCTACAATGCCAGCGCCGCAGACACCGCTGCGCTCGACGCCAAGCGTGAGGCATCAACTATTTTTAATGACGCCATGGCCGAAGATGGATTGTCCTTCGACACGCCCGAGTCCAAGGAAGCCGCGCGCTTCTTCCTCGCCAGCATAACGGCGATCGATACCGCCGAAGCAGTCCTCTCCGCGCAGATGGCGTCTCAATTCAACGCGGCTGATATCCAAGGTCTACTCGACTCTTGCATCCGGCTGGTCGAGATCGGTAACACCAATCCTACGGCCATCCAAGCCATGCTCGCGGATGGAGGGGCGGGATTTGCCGGCGCGCTGGCTAACGCTAACCTCTCGGCCGAGCAGGTCGGCGAGCTGCTTGTGGCGATGGCCGAAGCAGAGGTGGCAACCCCTGGCAGCTTCAAGGCAGCCCTAGCCGACTTCGATGATGATCTGGGGGCATTCTTTGATGCGATTGACTCTGATACAGAGATCACCGAGCTGGTCACAGTCTTCAATGATGCGGCTGATACTGGCAGTACCGCAGGGCTGGGTAGGGATATTGACGAGATTTTGAATCCGACTACTGATACTGGGACTACTGGTGGTGGTGATACCACGACCTTCACGGTCACTGAAAGCGACGGAGTCATCTCATTTAACAATCCAGGGGCCGCTGTCACCGCCACTCTTGGCGATGGCGTCATCACCTTTACCAGCGGGTCAGATACCGATGAGGCAAGTTCCGCTAATACCAACCACGAAATTCAGGTTCCGTCTGGTACGACCTTGACTGCCCCAGCTACGGTGGCGGACGGGAGGGATATTACCGGCGCTGGCAATACGATCATAACGGGTTCCGATGGATCGCAAGATGTTGTGGTTCAAACAACGGGCACCAACTCGATCGCCGGTGGCAAGGGCCAGGATTCAGTCATGGTAGGCGATGGCACGGATACGATTGTTGTGGCGGCGGGGTCGGCTGCGGTGGCTGAGGTTGACACCTACACGCTCGGGGGCACGATTGAGATTGGTGACACTTACACGCTGACGGTTGGTGGTGACACCTTCACCTACACGGTGCCGGATCCCGCGCCGGGCGATGCCAGCGCGCTTGCGACGGCCATCGTCGCTGCGTTGGACGCAGCGGCTGACGATGGAACCGATCCCCAGAATGCTGAGGCTGTGGCGGTAAAGGCTGCTGCTACAGTTGCAGCCAACTCCACGGATCCGGGCACGGTGGTGCTCACCGGCGCAGCCGATGGCACACCGCTTGAAGTTACAGTATCGGCAGCAAATTTGGTGCTTGGAACTGATGACCAAACAGCCACCAAAGCCGATACTCAGGCGGGTCAAACCGAAGTAACCGAAGGAGCTGATGACCAAACAGCCGTCAAGGCTGATACGACCGCGCCAGTCACTGCGGGAACTGATGACCAATCAGCCACCAAAGCCGATACTCAGGCGGGTCAAACCGAAGTAACCGTAGGAACTGATGACCAAGCAGCCGTCAAGGTTGATACGACCGCGCCAGTCACTGCGGGAACTGATGACCAAGAAGCCAACAAAGCCGATACTCAAGCGGGTCAAACCGAAGTAACCGTAGGAATTGATGACCAAGCAGCCGTCAAGGTTGATACGACCGCGCCAGTCACTGCGGGAACTGATGACCAAGCAGCCACCAAAGCCGATACTCAAGATCCAGATCCTGTCTGGAACGAAATTGACACCTACACGCTTGGGGGCACGATTGAGGCAGGTGACACCTACACCCTTACGGTTGGTGGTGAAACCTTCACCTACACGGTGCCGGATCCCGTGCCGGCCAATGCGACCGACCTTGCGACGGCCATCGTCAACGAGTTGAATGCAGCGGCTGTCGATGGAACCGATCCCCAGAATGCTGCGGCTGCGGCGGTAAAGGCTGCTGCTACAGTTGCAGCGGGTCCGGGCACGTTGGTGCTCGCCGGCGCATACGCTGACACACCTCTTGCCGTGACCATGGACGCCGGGAATAAGGCTGCGCAGGCTGAGGTTGACACCTACACGCTTGGGGGCACCATTGAGGCAGGTGACACCTACACCCTGACGGTTGGCGGTAACACCTTCACCTACACGGTGCCTGAGCCGGTGCCGGGCGATGCGAGCGCGCTTGCGACGGTGAGCGTAATCACGATAATTGCGGGACCCATTTCCAAGCCATTTGAAGGACATGGAATGCGTGTGGGATCACGGGGGCCGTTACTGGCCGACAGCGGGAAGCCGGAATCGTGA
- a CDS encoding carboxylesterase/lipase family protein, which translates to MKVVETRSGSVSGIFDGDVDAYLGIPYAAPPVGDLRWRLPERESAWEGLYQAESLAPACPQDLGVTNIYGLTSVSEDCLYLNVWIPQNAGADPLPVMFFMHGGQYIGGSASEASYNGAALARQGVVVVTANYRLGPLGFLVHPELYSEQGQAGNYGLYDQKAALEWVQENISAFGGDPGNVTIFGNSAGACSVTLFQTAAATRGLFHRAIAQSGTGSSNWYVLNLSGSWLEAEANGLALQADLGAADIEEMRRLDAEDIIQAAASIQLFFGPVMDGAFLDQDPRLAALETYHAPMMIGSSRDEGSLFVWEYGIETLADYQLALEQWFGQNADAVWSDWPATTDDEAQRQASAVLGLAGVQEPVRHTARAASLSVPVYRYFFTRVPPTISGKYLGSYHGAELAYVFGNLDTQEGYGPEDFELSAQMMDLWTSFAATGFPQAQSAPYWPEYSVAQESILEINGPSDFQLIDGLANEQCDFFEAIAPAVMRDFP; encoded by the coding sequence TTGAAGGTCGTCGAAACTCGGTCCGGAAGTGTGTCCGGCATCTTTGACGGTGATGTCGATGCTTACTTGGGTATCCCCTACGCCGCACCCCCAGTGGGAGATTTGCGCTGGCGGCTGCCCGAACGCGAGTCCGCTTGGGAGGGCCTTTACCAGGCGGAGAGTCTGGCGCCGGCTTGCCCTCAGGATCTGGGTGTCACCAATATCTACGGTTTGACGTCGGTTTCTGAAGACTGTCTTTATCTGAATGTCTGGATACCGCAGAACGCAGGGGCCGACCCCTTGCCAGTGATGTTTTTCATGCACGGCGGTCAATACATCGGCGGTTCTGCCAGTGAGGCATCCTACAACGGAGCAGCTCTGGCGCGACAAGGCGTCGTTGTGGTGACGGCCAACTACCGACTGGGGCCTTTGGGCTTTCTGGTGCATCCGGAACTCTACTCCGAGCAGGGCCAGGCTGGAAACTATGGTCTCTACGACCAGAAAGCCGCGCTGGAATGGGTGCAGGAGAATATTTCGGCCTTTGGCGGCGATCCGGGCAATGTGACTATTTTTGGTAATTCCGCCGGTGCCTGCAGCGTGACGCTGTTCCAAACCGCCGCCGCGACCCGGGGGCTTTTTCATCGGGCCATCGCCCAAAGCGGCACAGGGTCGTCAAACTGGTATGTTTTGAACCTCAGCGGGTCCTGGCTGGAGGCAGAGGCCAACGGGCTCGCGCTGCAAGCGGATCTGGGGGCTGCGGACATTGAGGAGATGCGGCGGCTCGACGCCGAGGACATTATCCAAGCCGCTGCATCGATCCAGCTTTTCTTTGGGCCGGTCATGGATGGTGCCTTCCTGGATCAGGACCCAAGACTGGCAGCCCTGGAGACCTATCACGCACCCATGATGATCGGCTCCAGCAGGGACGAAGGGAGCTTGTTCGTCTGGGAATACGGTATAGAGACGCTGGCCGATTATCAGTTGGCCTTGGAACAATGGTTTGGCCAGAACGCGGATGCGGTGTGGAGTGACTGGCCTGCCACGACTGACGATGAGGCGCAACGGCAAGCTAGCGCAGTCCTTGGTTTGGCCGGCGTTCAGGAGCCGGTTCGGCACACGGCTCGGGCGGCCTCTTTGTCTGTGCCAGTGTATCGCTATTTTTTTACCCGCGTGCCCCCGACGATCAGCGGTAAATATCTTGGCAGCTACCACGGTGCGGAACTGGCCTACGTGTTTGGTAACCTTGATACGCAGGAGGGTTACGGTCCAGAGGATTTCGAGCTATCAGCGCAAATGATGGATCTTTGGACCTCATTTGCTGCGACAGGTTTTCCCCAGGCGCAGTCAGCCCCGTACTGGCCTGAGTATTCCGTTGCGCAGGAATCCATCTTGGAAATCAATGGTCCCTCTGATTTTCAGCTCATCGATGGACTCGCCAATGAGCAATGTGACTTCTTCGAGGCGATCGCGCCCGCGGTGATGCGCGATTTTCCCTAA
- a CDS encoding AAA family ATPase: MHFPYGLSDFGTLRQEGYWYLDRTDRLDALENTGRQLIFLRPRRFGKSLLLSMLEHYYDLNRAEQFEALFATLAVGQNPTPLRNQFFVLKWDFSLVAAHGEIGDIEAALHRHINGRIRAFARRYRERLPEPIQIHPEDSLTSWETLLSVLSQTPHKLYLLIDEYDNFANEVLMAAHPGGQDRYQTLLQGEGLMKTVFKSVKAAAGGMGLDRVFITGVSPVVLSDMTSGYNVGKDLFLLPQFNDLCGFAEREVAAVLNQLAQEGGDWSADKALATMRTFYNGYRFSEEAEESLYNPTLSLYFFDALFTQGKYPRQMLDENLAMDRNKLIYIASQPHGEELLIEALSGDDRVLVPELVQRFGVADVLAAVKDQPFMVSLLYFFGILTLAGLNSFNECQMRIPNLVARGLYVERLRERWLPPSGRARELPDAVRALGQQGDLAPLCALIEQSYFAVLSNRDYRWTNELLVKFAFLTLLFDDRLYMAVSELETERGYADLALIVRPDMRRFQALDLLLEFKYLRLKELGLSGEQVRGESREALVKRPAVAAKLDEAEAQASDYGATLTRRHGLTDLRAFAVVALGVERLVWRVAGG; this comes from the coding sequence ATGCACTTTCCCTATGGTCTGAGCGATTTTGGCACCCTGAGGCAGGAGGGGTACTGGTATCTCGACCGCACCGACCGTCTGGACGCACTAGAGAACACTGGGCGGCAGCTCATCTTCCTGCGCCCGCGCCGCTTCGGCAAAAGCCTGCTGCTGTCCATGCTGGAGCACTATTACGATCTCAACCGTGCTGAGCAGTTCGAGGCGTTGTTCGCCACCCTGGCGGTGGGGCAGAACCCGACGCCTCTGCGCAATCAGTTTTTCGTGCTCAAATGGGATTTCTCGCTGGTCGCTGCGCATGGGGAGATTGGCGACATCGAGGCGGCGCTGCATCGGCATATCAACGGGCGCATTCGTGCCTTCGCCCGGCGTTATCGCGAGCGATTGCCAGAACCGATTCAGATCCATCCCGAGGATTCCCTCACCTCTTGGGAGACACTCTTGAGTGTCCTTTCCCAAACTCCCCACAAACTCTATCTGCTGATCGACGAATACGACAACTTCGCCAATGAAGTGCTGATGGCCGCGCATCCGGGCGGGCAGGATCGCTACCAGACCCTGCTCCAAGGCGAGGGCTTGATGAAAACCGTGTTCAAGTCGGTTAAGGCCGCCGCTGGCGGTATGGGGCTGGATCGGGTGTTCATCACCGGCGTCTCGCCGGTGGTCTTGAGCGACATGACCAGCGGCTACAACGTCGGCAAGGATCTGTTTCTGCTGCCCCAATTCAACGACCTGTGCGGCTTTGCCGAGCGCGAGGTGGCCGCCGTCCTCAATCAACTGGCCCAAGAAGGCGGCGACTGGTCAGCGGATAAGGCGCTGGCGACCATGCGCACCTTCTACAACGGCTATCGTTTCAGCGAGGAGGCCGAGGAAAGTCTCTACAACCCCACTCTGAGCCTGTACTTTTTCGACGCGCTGTTCACCCAAGGCAAATACCCCCGGCAGATGCTCGATGAAAACCTGGCTATGGATCGCAATAAGCTGATTTATATCGCCTCGCAACCCCATGGCGAGGAGCTATTGATCGAAGCGCTAAGCGGCGATGACCGAGTGCTGGTGCCGGAACTGGTGCAACGCTTTGGCGTGGCCGATGTGCTGGCGGCGGTGAAGGATCAGCCCTTCATGGTGTCCTTGCTGTATTTCTTTGGCATTCTCACCCTAGCGGGCTTGAACTCCTTCAACGAGTGCCAGATGCGCATTCCCAATCTGGTGGCGCGTGGGCTCTATGTGGAGCGTTTGCGCGAACGCTGGCTGCCGCCGAGCGGACGCGCACGCGAGCTGCCCGATGCGGTGCGCGCCCTCGGTCAGCAAGGCGATCTCGCACCTCTGTGCGCGCTGATCGAACAAAGCTACTTCGCCGTGCTGTCCAACCGCGACTACCGCTGGACCAACGAGCTGCTGGTGAAATTCGCCTTCCTGACGCTCTTGTTCGACGACCGTCTCTACATGGCCGTCTCCGAGCTGGAGACAGAGCGCGGCTATGCCGATCTGGCCCTGATCGTCCGCCCGGACATGCGTCGCTTTCAGGCACTTGATCTGCTGCTGGAATTCAAATATCTGCGTCTGAAGGAACTGGGCCTGAGCGGCGAGCAGGTGCGGGGCGAATCGCGCGAGGCATTGGTCAAACGGCCGGCGGTGGCAGCGAAACTCGACGAAGCCGAAGCCCAAGCAAGCGATTATGGTGCCACCCTGACCCGGCGACATGGCTTGACCGACCTGCGCGCCTTTGCCGTGGTCGCTTTGGGAGTGGAACGGCTGGTGTGGCGCGTGGCTGGCGGGTAG
- a CDS encoding helix-turn-helix domain-containing protein, with product MTPEPCDNLGPAGRTDQTAGPVELDARQFLADEGFEIWRESLHPLFDLEPAAGKRPQNFAAQVRAFSLGDLMLSDSASRGHFIWRGAASSDLLLVQLHTQGEGQATNGGRPMPIMPGALSIIDLAYPYLAEDHDFRCLTLIMPRARLGERAGAGRPGGLVLPPERPLTRILTAHLFSVWDSLPDLTASETPAVVNGLLHTLTEAIAFQTQTDPRRPPALPFSQVALLAYIDRHLQQPLDAAHLCRVFGCSRSVLYRLLAPEGGVGAVIMQRRLARAYRLLGNPALRHLSIAEIAMRCGFSDQSHFCRAFRATFALSPSDARQRLAAGSAPSVRPSDLPRFRDWLLSV from the coding sequence TTGACCCCTGAACCTTGCGACAACCTCGGTCCAGCCGGCCGCACCGATCAGACCGCCGGCCCTGTCGAGCTTGACGCCCGCCAGTTCCTTGCCGATGAGGGCTTCGAGATCTGGCGCGAAAGCCTCCACCCGCTGTTCGACCTGGAGCCGGCCGCCGGAAAGCGCCCCCAAAACTTCGCCGCCCAGGTCCGCGCCTTCAGCCTCGGCGATCTGATGCTCAGCGACAGCGCCTCCCGCGGCCACTTCATCTGGCGCGGCGCCGCCAGTAGCGACCTGCTGTTGGTGCAGCTTCATACCCAGGGCGAGGGACAGGCCACCAATGGCGGACGCCCGATGCCGATCATGCCCGGTGCGCTTAGCATCATCGACCTCGCCTATCCCTACCTGGCCGAGGATCATGATTTTCGCTGCCTGACCCTGATCATGCCCCGCGCCCGTCTGGGCGAGCGGGCGGGCGCCGGCCGTCCTGGCGGACTGGTGCTACCACCCGAGCGACCGCTCACGCGCATTCTCACCGCCCACCTGTTCAGCGTCTGGGACAGTCTTCCCGACCTGACCGCAAGTGAGACGCCCGCCGTGGTGAACGGGCTGCTGCATACCCTGACCGAAGCCATCGCCTTCCAGACCCAGACAGACCCTCGGCGACCACCGGCGCTGCCGTTCAGCCAGGTCGCCTTGCTCGCCTACATCGACCGTCACCTGCAACAGCCGCTCGACGCGGCCCATCTGTGCCGGGTCTTTGGCTGCTCGCGCAGCGTGCTCTATCGGTTGCTGGCTCCCGAGGGCGGGGTGGGCGCCGTCATCATGCAGCGTCGTCTCGCCCGCGCCTATCGTCTCTTGGGCAATCCGGCGCTGCGCCATCTGAGCATCGCCGAGATCGCCATGCGCTGCGGCTTCTCCGATCAAAGCCACTTCTGCCGCGCCTTTCGCGCCACCTTTGCACTCAGCCCGAGCGATGCGCGCCAGCGCCTAGCCGCCGGGTCCGCCCCCTCCGTGCGCCCCTCCGATCTGCCCCGCTTTCGCGACTGGCTGCTCTCTGTGTGA